In Polypterus senegalus isolate Bchr_013 chromosome 12, ASM1683550v1, whole genome shotgun sequence, the following are encoded in one genomic region:
- the LOC120540557 gene encoding B-cell receptor CD22-like: protein MLLLIFLAAVSSAADLTQWKVTYEPMAICALEGSTVRINCTYWYPAGITVHRQLWYYGPDANKVFYEGETIVYHTNRSKVSSRDRKRVQFLGNKNQTCDVKISDVSRMDSGYYKFRVEGTDQYTYVPGAKVTITGLQVEASASKVKERDTVRLRCATNCSLTNSDFSWFRNGRPLNEVSATLEIQNVTYMDHAGYSCQTGNVASPEFQLNIQYAPKNPVITGQPTTGIEEGKSVTLYCKDLANPPSSYTWIKENSSHVRSGEQLHISKVTSTDTGSYHCEAKNIYGSAKSAAVNLMVKGRIDCSNNMAMTYAFYALLSFVILAGFALSVFIFLRKRTEKTNKQNFVITGRREVCLQFLFFTFFEEKTKQILGNVQISHRPRFESRDLNYKYKSKHTTIKWKVTIQTPKYSCLPPSLLKPKGSGPPHYSDLSKWGATYTPQQICALEGSTVRINCAYRHPSYVYVQREMWFYGPWDYQKTVEGETTVYHTDEQEVSISHMNRVQFLGNKNKRCSINIRNVSREESGYYKFRFEGSSFSQHWTEVPGVSVTITGLTVETTAKKVTENDSVTLRCKTSCSVYDSISWFRNGRRLNHNLWEYRISSVSYEDHAGFSCQIGNVSSPELLLNVEYAPKNAFITVKPSTHIEEGESVMLHCKALANPHGTYTWVKENTSHVGTGEQLHISEFNKSHQGSYYCEATNNYGMTKSAAVQLTINESTNGSKKKNYLPYLLYSLLGVVILAGLALAIFVCLRKRTKKTKQQNGDVQGRNETTISPIYEDIPNAEPAQQNKEEDEQTLNYMSVQFKSHPSKTMQDKEEEEKTADNDGDIIYTAVFIKR from the exons ATGCTCCTCTTGATCTTTCTGGCCGCTGTTTCCTCTGCAGCTG ATTTGACTCAATGGAAAGTCACTTATGAGCCGATGGCGATCTGCGCACTGGAGGGATCAACTGTCAGGATTAACTGCACATACTGGTATCCAGCAGGCATTACTGTTCACAGACAGCTGTGGTATTATGGTCCTGATGCAAACAAGGTGTTTTATGAGGGGGAAACAATTGTGTACCATACAAATAGGAGCAAAGTGTCCAGCAGAGACAGAAAAAGAGTCCAGTTCTTGGGGAACAAAAACCAGACTTGTGATGTAAAGATCAGCGACGTGAGCAGAATGGACAGCGGCTACTACAAGTTTAGAGTGGAGGGAACCGATCAATATACATATGTGCCAGGAGCCAAAGTGACAATCACAG GTCTACAGGTTGAAGCTTCAGCAAGCAAAGTAAAAGAAAGGGACACGGTGCGCCTGAGGTGTGCAACAAACTGCAGTCTCACCAACAGCGACTTCTCCTGGTTCAGAAATGGACGACCTTTAAATGAAGTCTCGGCCACACTTGAAATTCAGAACGTCACCTACATGGACCACGCTGGTTACTCGTGTCAGACTGGAAACGTCGCGTCACCAGAATTTCAACTGAACATCCAGT ATGCCCCCAAGAACCCAGTCATTACAGGTCAGCCCACCACTGGTATTGAAGAAGGGAAATCAGTGACTTTATACTGCAAAGACTTGGCAAACCCACCCAGCAGCTACACCTGGATCAAGGAGAACAGCAGCCATGTCAGATCAGGAGAACAACTGCACATCAGCAAGGTTACGTCAACTGACACCGGCTCTTATCACTGCGAAGCTAAAAACATCTATGGAAGTGCAAAGTCTGCAGCTGTCAACCTGATGGTTAAAG GAAGAATCGACTGTTCCAACAACATGGCCATGACTTATGCATTTTATGCTTTATTGAGCTTTGTCATCCTGGCCGGGTTTGCTCTGTCAGTTTTCATATTTCTAAG GAAAAGGACCgagaagacaaacaaacaaaattttgTCATCACAGGAAGACGAGAGGTGTGcttacagtttctgtttttcaccttctttgaagaaaaaacaaagcaaatactgGGAAATGTGCAAATCTCACACAGGCCACGATTTGAATCCAGAgatttaaattataaatacaaatctAAACACACAACTATCAAATGGAAGGTAACAATTCAAACACCAAAATA TTCTTGTCTTCCCCCCTCTCTATTAAAACCAAAGGGGTCAGGGCCTCCTCATTACTCAG ATTTGagtaagtggggagccacttATACACCACAGCAGATCTGTGCGCTTGAAGGATCGACTGTGAGGATTAACTGCGCGTACAGACATCCTTCATATGTTTATGTTCAAAGAGAAATGTGGTTTTATGGTCCTTGGGACTACCAGAAAACGGTCGAAGGAGAAACCACAGTGTATCACACAGATGAGCAGGAAGTGTCCATCAGTCACATGAACCGAGTTCAGTTCTTGGGGAACAAAAACAAAAGGTGCTCCATAAATATCAGGAACGTGAGCAGAGAGGAGAGCGGCTACTACAAGTTTAGATTTGAGGGGTCGAGTTTTAGTCAACACTGGACTGAAGTGCCGGGAGTCAGCGTGACCATCACAG GTCTAACGGTTGAAACAACAGCAAAGAAGGTAACGGAAAACGACTCAGTAACCCTGAGGTGCAAAACCAGCTGCAGTGTTTATGACAGCATCTCCTGGTTCAGAAATGGACGACGTTTAAATCACAACTTATGGGAGTATCGCATCAGCAGTGTCTCCTATGAGGACCACGCCGGTTTCTCTTGTCAGATTGGCAATGTCTCATCCCCAGAGCTTCTACTAAATGTCGAGT ATGCCCCCAAGAATGCATTTATCACAGTTAAGCCCTCTACTCATATAGAAGAAGGGGAGTCAGTGATGTTACATTGTAAAGCTTTGGCAAACCCACATGGCACCTACACCTGGGTCAAGGAGAACACCAGCCATGTAGGAACAGGGGAGCAACTCCACATCAGTGAGTTTAACAAAAGTCACCAGGGTTCTTATTACTGTGAAGCCACAAACAACTATGGGATGACAAAGTCTGCTGCAGTCCAACTGACAATAAATG aaAGTACGAATGGttcaaagaaaaagaattatCTTCCATATCTTCTGTATTCTTTATTGGGTGTTGTCATCCTAGCAGGACTGGCATTGGCAATTTTTGTATGTCTAAG AAAAAGGACCAAGAAGACAAAGCAGCAAAACGGAGACGTCCAAGGAAGAAatgag actaccATAAGTCCCATCTATGAAGACATACCCAATGCTGAACCTGCTCAACAGAACAAAGAGGAAGACGAGCAAACTTTGAACTACATGTCTGTGCAGTTTAAATCTCACCCTAGCAAAAC aatgcaagacaaagaagaggaagaaaagacaGCAGACAATGATGGAGACATCATCTACACAGCAGTATTCATAAAGCgataa